The proteins below come from a single Falco rusticolus isolate bFalRus1 chromosome 8, bFalRus1.pri, whole genome shotgun sequence genomic window:
- the C8H5orf24 gene encoding UPF0461 protein C5orf24 homolog isoform X2: protein MMHPVASSNTAFCGTGKSSCLNEDNVRAADQFDLYATQQSKYSHAVSHKPIACQRQDALNESHLQTTSGRNIETKDELKKKKNLNRSGKRGRPSGTTKSAGYRTSTGRPLGTTKAAGFKTSPGRPLGTTKAAGYKVSPGRPPGKKQQAFRCSSDA from the exons ATGATGCACCCTGTTGCCAGCAGTAATACAGCTTTCTGTGGGACTGGCAAGAGTTCTTGCCTTAACGAAGACAATGTGAGAGCTGCTGATCAGTTTGACTTGTATGCCACACAGCAGAGTAAATACAGCCACGCAGTCAGCCACAAACCAATTGCATGCCAGAGACAAGATGCATTGAACGAATCGCACTTGCAGACCACAAGTGGCAGGAATATAGAGACAAAAGACgaactaaagaaaaagaaaaacctcaacCGATCCGGTAAACGTGGAAGGCCATCAGGGACCACAAAATCAGCAGGGTACCGAACCAGCACAGGTCGACCCCTGGGGACCACCAAAGCAGCTGGATTTAAGACAAGTCCAGGCAGACCCTTGGGTACAACTAAAGCAGCAGGATACAAAGTCAGCCCAGGCAGACCTCCAG gaaaaaagcagcaagcctTCAGGTGTTCCAGTGATGCCTAA
- the C8H5orf24 gene encoding UPF0461 protein C5orf24 homolog isoform X1, whose translation MMHPVASSNTAFCGTGKSSCLNEDNVRAADQFDLYATQQSKYSHAVSHKPIACQRQDALNESHLQTTSGRNIETKDELKKKKNLNRSGKRGRPSGTTKSAGYRTSTGRPLGTTKAAGFKTSPGRPLGTTKAAGYKVSPGRPPGSIKALSRLANLSYTCGSAAFPYPMVHNRGVHAVGETSSKIKQPNE comes from the coding sequence ATGATGCACCCTGTTGCCAGCAGTAATACAGCTTTCTGTGGGACTGGCAAGAGTTCTTGCCTTAACGAAGACAATGTGAGAGCTGCTGATCAGTTTGACTTGTATGCCACACAGCAGAGTAAATACAGCCACGCAGTCAGCCACAAACCAATTGCATGCCAGAGACAAGATGCATTGAACGAATCGCACTTGCAGACCACAAGTGGCAGGAATATAGAGACAAAAGACgaactaaagaaaaagaaaaacctcaacCGATCCGGTAAACGTGGAAGGCCATCAGGGACCACAAAATCAGCAGGGTACCGAACCAGCACAGGTCGACCCCTGGGGACCACCAAAGCAGCTGGATTTAAGACAAGTCCAGGCAGACCCTTGGGTACAACTAAAGCAGCAGGATACAAAGTCAGCCCAGGCAGACCTCCAGGTAGCATTAAAGCTCTATCACGGCTTGCAAATCTAAGTTATACTTGTGGCAGTGCAGCTTTTCCCTATCCTATGGTGCATAACAGAGGAGTACATGCTGTTGGtgaaaccagcagcaaaatcaAACAGCCTAATGAATGA